One stretch of Paroedura picta isolate Pp20150507F chromosome 13, Ppicta_v3.0, whole genome shotgun sequence DNA includes these proteins:
- the LOC143823026 gene encoding uncharacterized protein LOC143823026 produces the protein MSRKLSFFLVQVQVYMYDCGAAFPHGASQIHFLEKDVSDWYVSLCDFDVPELQDCDLLLQTLWRHFDYPFHTKLVREQLHCLHWRTKMVFQYLLEYRRLYLKRSCLTNSPKIFAACLAHRPSAVLWLTTLGACFVVHGVCLLVFHYFLLLSTETQLPGTGPLESPAAPDVDSDSGASTNIDFIPGTQEEEQPRVLGPPARRRRIQIQDEVLSDEEEEPPLAPGSPPPRGALPAEERLTRERGRLRRVSVLTSVGERLLEHCYEESRRAAAADQAMLTLIAQEGRKLRAVLRETNQILREGVEEVRLIRRLMERAVAVMERAYPPQIAPPPPPTPTPPLPAPTPPTPSQNASTQTRRRTILGKRKIKPADKYSPS, from the exons ATGTCTAGGAAGCTGTCGTTTTTCCTGGTGCAGGTTCAGGTCTACATGTATGATTGTGGGGCCGCTTTCCCACATGGGGCCTCCCAAATACACTTCCTAGAGAAAGATGTGTCTGATTGGTATGTGAGCCTCTGTGACTTCGATGTTCCAGAGCTACAGGACTGTGACCTGTTGTTGCAAACTCTGTGGAGGCACTTTGATTACCCATTCCATACCAAACTGGTCCGGGAGCAGCTGCATTGCCTTCATTGGAGAACAAAGATGGTCTTCCAGTACCTTCTGGAATACCGTCGCCTG tatttgaaacggtcatgtttaaccaacagccccaaaatatttgcagcatgcctcgcccataggccttctgcagtactttggctcacaactttgggagcttgctttgtggttcatggtgtatgcttgctcgtttttcactattttctgctcttgtccacagagacacagttgccagggacggggcccctagagtctccagcagcacctgacgtggatagtgattcgggggcatcaactaacattg atttcatacccggaacacaggaggaggaacagcctagggtgcttggacctcctgcccggcgcaggcggatacagattcaagatg aggttctttcagatgaggaggaggaaccacccctggctccaggcagcccaccacctagaggtgcgctcccagcagaggagaggcttacgagggaacgcggcaggctgaggcgcgtctccgtcttgacaagcgtgggagagaggctccttgagcactgctatgaggagtcacggcgtgccgcggccgctgaccaagccatgctcacactcattgcccaggaggggagaaaattgagggcagtccttagagagacaaaccaaatcctacgcgaaggcgtggaggaggtgcgtctgataaggagactcatggagagggctgtagcggtcatggaaagggcctaccctccacaaatcgcccccccaccaccacccacaccaacaccaccacttccagcacccaccccaccgactccctctcagaatgcctccacccaaacaagaaggaggactattctcggaaagagaaaaataaaaccagcagacaagtactccccctcctag